In Miscanthus floridulus cultivar M001 chromosome 5, ASM1932011v1, whole genome shotgun sequence, one genomic interval encodes:
- the LOC136455461 gene encoding probably inactive leucine-rich repeat receptor-like protein kinase At5g48380, with protein MLLATQLVPISHPMKNSVILLLLLCISSCAGGSDVQCLKGLKESFGDPNGALSWMFSNNILEDCIYGFSFSPANRPIECWNDGRIMSLNLSGMELQGSFPRGLQFCRSMTGLDLSGNDFTGPLPADIDQQLPFVTSLDLSSNGFSGEIPRGIGNMTYLNTVNLQHNRFTGQIPDPMGDLARLVSLNVADNSLSGPIPGSLQRFSAEDFAGNDGLCGAPLGKCKRARIHLRLRRVNDASSIGGAVGFVAGFVVAFYFPQWFVFCGSLRPYIFPVCS; from the coding sequence ATGCTGCTGGCCACACAGCTCGTGCCAATAAGCCATCCTATGAAGAATTCTGTCATCCTGCTGCTGCTCCTATGCATATCTTCCTGTGCTGGTGGCAGTGACGTCCAGTGCCTGAAGGGCCTGAAAGAATCGTTCGGTGATCCTAATGGTGCACTCTCATGGATGTTCTCCAACAACATCCTGGAAGATTGCATATACGGATTCTCTTTCAGCCCAGCGAACAGGCCAATTGAGTGCTGGAACGATGGTCGCATCATGTCCTTGAATCTCAGTGGCATGGAGCTTCAAGGTTCTTTCCCTCGAGGCCTTCAGTTCTGCAGAAGCATGACAGGCCTGGACCTGTCCGGCAACGACTTCACGGGGCCCCTCCCGGCAGATATCGACCAGCAGCTGCCGTTCGTCACCTCCCTTGACCTCTCGAGCAACGGTTTCTCCGGGGAAATCCCGCGCGGCATCGGGAACATGACGTACCTGAACACCGTCAACCTTCAGCACAACCGGTTCACTGGCCAGATCCCGGATCCGATGGGCGATCTTGCACGGTTAGTTTCGCTGAACGTTGCAGATAACTCCTTGTCAGGTCCCATCCCGGGCTCTCTCCAGAGGTTCTCAGCCGAAGACTTCGCCGGCAACGACGGGCTCTGCGGGGCGCCGCTGGGCAAGTGCAAGAGGGCGCGGATACATCTCAGGCTGCGCAGGGTCAACGACGCGTCCAGCATCGGCGGCGCGGTGGGATTCGTGGCGGGGTTCGTGGTGGCTTTCTACTTCCCGCAATGGTTTGTGTTCTGTGGGAGTCTCCGGCCCTACATCTTTCCTGTGTGCTCCTGA